In the genome of Haemophilus pittmaniae, one region contains:
- the rpmG gene encoding 50S ribosomal protein L33: MAAKGAREKIRLVSTAETGHFYTTDKNKRNMPEKMEIKKFDPVVRKHVIYKEAKIK; encoded by the coding sequence ATGGCAGCGAAAGGCGCTCGTGAGAAAATCCGTTTAGTTTCTACTGCAGAGACCGGTCACTTCTACACAACTGATAAAAATAAACGTAACATGCCTGAAAAAATGGAAATCAAAAAATTTGATCCGGTAGTACGTAAACACGTTATCTATAAAGAAGCAAAAATTAAATAA
- the crp gene encoding cAMP-activated global transcriptional regulator CRP gives MRDPALDWFLTHCHLHKYPAKSTLIHAGEEANTLYYLIKGSVMVSSKDEDGKEMILTYLGSGQFFGEAGLFDDNAKRSAWVKTKTPCEIAEISYKKYRQLIQVNPEILMFLTAQLSHRLQNTSRQVSNLAFLDVAGRIAQTLINLAKQPDAMTHPDGMQIKITRQEIGQMVGCSRETVGRIIKMLEDQNLISAHGKTIVVYGTR, from the coding sequence ATGCGCGATCCTGCACTAGATTGGTTCCTTACCCACTGCCATCTACATAAATATCCCGCAAAATCTACATTAATTCACGCCGGTGAAGAAGCTAATACCCTTTATTATTTAATTAAGGGCTCCGTAATGGTTTCTTCAAAAGATGAGGATGGTAAAGAGATGATCCTCACTTATTTGGGCTCAGGTCAATTTTTTGGTGAAGCAGGATTATTTGATGACAATGCCAAACGTTCCGCTTGGGTAAAAACCAAGACCCCTTGTGAGATCGCCGAAATCTCCTACAAAAAATATCGTCAATTAATTCAGGTAAATCCAGAAATATTAATGTTTTTAACGGCTCAATTATCCCATCGGCTACAAAATACTTCACGTCAAGTGAGCAATCTAGCATTTTTGGATGTTGCTGGTCGAATTGCACAAACCCTTATTAACTTGGCAAAACAACCAGATGCGATGACCCATCCTGACGGCATGCAAATCAAAATTACCCGTCAAGAGATTGGCCAGATGGTCGGTTGCTCACGTGAAACCGTAGGGCGCATCATTAAAATGCTAGAAGATCAAAATTTGATCTCGGCTCACGGTAAAACTATCGTTGTATACGGCACTCGCTAA
- the radC gene encoding RadC family protein yields the protein MELLMPREKLSLHGAKSLSDHELLAIFLRTGIKGCNVLQLSELVLKEFGSLRGLLSADEKQFCAIKGLGKTQFIQLNAVMEMAKRYLLENLMFQPTFTDPETVRLFLQAELSGEEREVFLVLFLDNQHKLIKKDQLFSGTINAAAVYPREIIKAALYCNSSALILAHNHPSGEILPSDSDKMITRKIVEAAELMEMRILDHFIVGKNRCFSFAENGLI from the coding sequence ATGGAATTGTTGATGCCCCGTGAAAAATTGTCATTGCATGGAGCCAAAAGCCTTTCGGATCATGAATTACTGGCGATATTTCTACGAACAGGAATAAAAGGTTGTAATGTTTTACAATTATCAGAACTAGTACTCAAGGAATTTGGTTCATTACGGGGACTGCTGTCTGCAGATGAAAAACAATTTTGTGCGATAAAAGGATTAGGGAAAACCCAATTTATTCAGCTTAATGCAGTGATGGAGATGGCCAAGCGTTATTTGTTGGAAAATCTAATGTTTCAGCCGACTTTTACAGATCCTGAAACCGTAAGATTATTTTTACAGGCAGAATTGAGTGGTGAAGAGCGGGAGGTTTTTTTAGTACTGTTTCTGGATAATCAGCATAAGTTGATAAAAAAAGATCAGTTGTTTTCTGGGACGATAAATGCTGCGGCGGTTTATCCCCGAGAGATTATTAAGGCGGCGCTATACTGCAATTCATCTGCTTTGATTTTGGCACATAATCACCCTTCAGGGGAGATTTTACCCAGCGATTCAGACAAAATGATCACTCGCAAGATAGTAGAAGCCGCTGAATTAATGGAAATGCGGATACTTGATCATTTTATTGTAGGGAAAAATCGTTGCTTTTCATTTGCAGAAAATGGCCTAATCTAG
- the typA gene encoding translational GTPase TypA produces the protein MKNEIDINKLRNIAIIAHVDHGKTTLVDKLLQQSGTFETTRGDADERVMDSNDLEKERGITILAKNTAINWNDYRINIVDTPGHADFGGEVERVLSMVDSVLLVVDAFDGPMPQTRFVTQKAFAHGLKPIVVINKVDRPGARPDWVVDQVFDLFVNLGATDEQLDFPIIYASALNGVAGLEHEELAEDMTPLFEAIVQHVEPPKVELDAPFQMQISQLDYNSYVGVIGIGRIKRGCLKPNQPVTIINSEGNTRQGRVGQVLGHLGLQRYEEDVAYAGDIIAITGLGELNISDTICDINAVEALPSLSVDEPTVTMFFCVNTSPFAGQEGKYVTSRQILERLNKELVHNVALRVEETPNPDEFRVSGRGELHLSVLIENMRREGYELAVSRPKVIYREINGKKQEPYEQVTIDVEEQHQGSVMEALGIRKGEVRDMMPDGKGRVRLEYIIPSRGLIGFRGEFMTMTSGTGLLYSSFDHYDDIKPGEIGQRKNGVLISNATGKALAYALFGLQERGKLMIDANVEVYEGQIIGIHSRTNDLTVNCLQGKKLTNMRASGKDDAIVLTTPVKFTLEQAIEFIDDDELVEVTPESIRIRKKLLTENDRKRANRTTTSTSTH, from the coding sequence ATGAAAAACGAAATTGATATTAACAAATTGCGCAACATCGCAATTATCGCCCACGTTGACCACGGTAAAACAACCTTAGTTGACAAACTCCTTCAACAATCCGGTACTTTTGAAACAACTCGCGGTGATGCAGATGAACGCGTGATGGACTCAAACGATCTCGAAAAAGAACGTGGTATTACTATCCTTGCAAAAAATACTGCAATCAACTGGAATGATTATCGCATTAATATCGTCGACACTCCGGGACATGCGGACTTCGGTGGTGAAGTTGAACGTGTACTTTCTATGGTAGATTCGGTACTTTTAGTCGTTGATGCCTTTGACGGCCCTATGCCACAAACTCGTTTTGTAACCCAAAAAGCATTCGCACACGGTTTGAAACCAATTGTAGTGATCAACAAAGTTGACCGTCCGGGAGCGCGTCCGGATTGGGTTGTGGATCAAGTCTTCGATTTATTCGTGAATCTTGGAGCAACCGATGAACAATTAGATTTCCCAATTATCTACGCGTCCGCATTAAATGGTGTTGCCGGCCTGGAGCACGAAGAATTAGCAGAGGATATGACCCCGTTATTCGAGGCTATCGTGCAACATGTTGAACCGCCAAAAGTTGAATTGGATGCACCGTTCCAAATGCAAATATCCCAATTGGACTACAATAGCTATGTCGGTGTTATCGGTATTGGTCGAATCAAACGTGGCTGCCTAAAACCAAACCAACCGGTCACTATTATTAATAGTGAAGGAAATACTCGCCAAGGCCGTGTCGGTCAAGTATTAGGTCATCTCGGTTTACAACGTTATGAAGAAGATGTGGCTTACGCTGGCGACATCATTGCAATTACCGGCTTAGGTGAATTAAATATTTCCGATACTATTTGCGATATCAATGCTGTTGAAGCCTTACCTTCATTAAGCGTTGATGAACCAACCGTAACCATGTTCTTTTGTGTAAATACCTCACCATTTGCCGGCCAAGAAGGAAAATACGTTACTTCCCGTCAAATTCTTGAGCGTTTAAACAAAGAGTTGGTACATAACGTTGCACTACGTGTAGAAGAAACACCAAACCCGGATGAATTCCGTGTTTCTGGCCGTGGTGAATTACACCTTTCTGTATTAATTGAAAATATGCGTCGTGAAGGTTATGAACTTGCGGTTTCTCGCCCTAAAGTAATCTACCGTGAAATCAACGGCAAAAAACAAGAGCCTTACGAGCAAGTCACCATCGACGTAGAAGAACAGCACCAAGGTTCTGTCATGGAAGCATTAGGTATCCGTAAAGGTGAAGTGCGCGATATGATGCCGGATGGTAAAGGCCGTGTTCGTTTGGAATACATTATTCCAAGCCGTGGCTTAATTGGTTTCCGTGGTGAATTTATGACTATGACTTCCGGTACAGGTTTACTTTACTCCAGTTTCGATCACTACGATGACATTAAACCGGGTGAAATTGGTCAACGTAAAAATGGTGTGTTAATTTCTAATGCTACCGGTAAAGCTTTGGCTTATGCCCTATTTGGCTTGCAGGAACGTGGTAAATTGATGATCGATGCCAACGTAGAAGTTTATGAAGGTCAAATCATCGGTATTCACAGCCGTACAAACGACTTAACGGTAAACTGTTTACAAGGTAAAAAGCTCACCAATATGCGTGCATCCGGTAAAGACGATGCTATTGTATTAACTACACCGGTGAAATTCACACTTGAACAAGCTATCGAATTTATCGATGATGACGAGTTAGTAGAAGTCACCCCAGAATCGATTCGTATCCGTAAAAAACTCTTAACCGAAAACGATCGTAAACGTGCTAACCGTACAACAACCAGTACCAGCACTCACTAA
- the coaBC gene encoding bifunctional phosphopantothenoylcysteine decarboxylase/phosphopantothenate--cysteine ligase CoaBC, whose protein sequence is MINGKHIVVGITGGIAAYKTIELIRLLRKSDNEVRVVLTPAAAEFVTPLTLQAISGNAVAQSLLDPQAELAMGHIELAKWADAVVIAPASADFMARLTVGMANDLLSTICLATDAPILLAPAMNQQMYRQTITQQNVATLAKRGIHFIGPNNGFQACGDVGAGRMSEPAEIFEATQSLFAIKQDLANLSIAITAGPTREAIDPVRYISNHSSGKMGFAIAEAFAKRGANVTLIAGPVNLATPKNVHRIDVTTAHEMWQVSLERAVKNHIFIGCAAVADYRVAEVADQKIKKTNDNDELSLKLVKNPDIIASVAYLEQNRPFVVGFAAETQNVAGYAKDKLQRKNLDMICANDVSGGQVFGQDQNALHVFWKTGEKALPLTDKNKLAEILVSEIVEHYHK, encoded by the coding sequence ATGATTAATGGCAAGCATATTGTTGTCGGCATTACAGGCGGAATCGCTGCCTATAAAACAATTGAGCTAATTCGCCTATTGCGCAAAAGTGATAATGAAGTACGTGTTGTATTAACACCGGCTGCAGCTGAATTTGTGACGCCTTTAACACTCCAAGCCATCTCGGGCAATGCTGTGGCACAATCCCTACTCGATCCTCAAGCTGAATTGGCAATGGGACATATAGAACTGGCCAAATGGGCTGATGCCGTTGTCATAGCTCCTGCTAGCGCAGATTTTATGGCTCGCTTAACAGTGGGGATGGCTAATGACCTATTAAGCACTATATGCCTTGCTACCGACGCACCAATCTTGCTTGCGCCAGCGATGAACCAGCAAATGTATCGTCAAACAATTACTCAACAAAATGTGGCTACACTTGCCAAGCGTGGAATTCATTTTATTGGTCCCAATAACGGTTTTCAGGCCTGTGGCGATGTGGGGGCTGGAAGAATGTCTGAACCTGCAGAAATTTTTGAGGCAACTCAGTCACTCTTCGCAATAAAACAAGATTTAGCTAATTTAAGCATCGCTATCACAGCAGGTCCAACCCGTGAAGCTATCGATCCTGTTCGTTATATTTCTAACCACAGCTCAGGCAAAATGGGTTTTGCTATTGCCGAGGCTTTTGCCAAACGTGGGGCAAATGTTACCTTAATTGCTGGTCCCGTAAATCTTGCTACACCGAAGAATGTTCATCGTATTGATGTGACAACCGCTCATGAAATGTGGCAAGTCTCCCTTGAAAGAGCGGTCAAAAATCATATTTTTATTGGCTGTGCAGCTGTAGCAGATTATCGTGTAGCAGAAGTCGCAGATCAAAAAATTAAAAAAACTAATGATAACGATGAGCTTTCCCTTAAATTAGTGAAAAATCCAGACATTATCGCGAGTGTTGCATATTTAGAACAAAATAGGCCATTCGTGGTAGGCTTTGCTGCCGAAACACAAAATGTTGCAGGTTACGCTAAAGATAAACTACAACGTAAAAATTTAGACATGATTTGTGCTAATGATGTTTCTGGCGGGCAAGTGTTTGGGCAAGATCAAAATGCCTTACATGTTTTTTGGAAAACAGGTGAAAAAGCTTTGCCATTAACTGATAAAAATAAATTGGCAGAAATATTAGTGAGTGAAATTGTGGAGCATTACCACAAATAA
- the glnA gene encoding glutamate--ammonia ligase, which produces MSNANAIANVFKLIEENDIKFALLRFTDIKGKEHGVSIPVSLVDEDMFEDGKMFDGSSVEGWKTINKADMLLMPIAETAVVDPFAQIPTLSIRCSVYEPTTMQSYDRDPRSIAIRAENYMRSTGIADAALFGPEPEFFLFDDVRFNVAMNGNGYQVDDVEASWNTNKVYEGGNNAYRPLTKGGYCAVAPVDSAHDIRSEMCLILEELGLVIEAHHHEVATAGQNEIATKFNTLTLKADETQIYKYVVQNVALEHGKTACFMPKPITGDNGSGMHCNMSLSKDGKNIFQGDKYAGLSETALYYIGGIIKHAKALNAFTNPSTNSYKRLVPGFEAPVLLAYSASNRSASIRIPAVTSPKAIRVEARFPDPTANPYLAFAALLMAGLDGVINKIHPGDAMDKNLYDLPPEELKDIPAVASSLEEALNSLEKDYEFLTQGGVFAKDFIDAFIGIKRKEVERLNMTPHPIEFEMYYA; this is translated from the coding sequence ATGTCAAACGCAAATGCAATCGCCAACGTATTTAAACTAATCGAAGAGAACGATATTAAGTTCGCACTACTTCGCTTTACTGATATTAAAGGTAAGGAACACGGTGTTTCTATTCCGGTGAGCTTAGTGGATGAAGATATGTTTGAAGACGGTAAAATGTTCGATGGTTCGTCAGTAGAAGGCTGGAAAACCATTAATAAAGCCGATATGTTATTAATGCCAATCGCTGAAACTGCGGTGGTTGACCCGTTTGCCCAGATTCCAACCCTCTCTATTCGTTGTAGTGTGTATGAACCGACAACGATGCAAAGCTACGATCGTGATCCTCGCTCAATTGCGATTCGTGCTGAAAATTATATGCGTTCAACCGGTATTGCTGATGCTGCGCTTTTTGGCCCAGAACCGGAATTTTTCTTATTCGATGATGTGCGTTTCAATGTCGCCATGAATGGCAATGGTTATCAAGTAGATGATGTTGAAGCCAGCTGGAATACTAATAAAGTGTATGAAGGCGGCAATAATGCTTATCGTCCGTTAACCAAAGGCGGTTATTGCGCCGTGGCACCGGTTGATAGCGCCCATGATATTCGTTCTGAAATGTGTTTGATTTTAGAAGAACTGGGTTTGGTTATCGAAGCACATCACCATGAAGTGGCGACAGCGGGTCAAAATGAAATTGCGACTAAATTTAATACATTGACCCTAAAAGCCGATGAAACCCAAATTTATAAATATGTGGTACAAAATGTGGCGCTTGAACATGGTAAAACGGCCTGCTTTATGCCGAAACCAATCACTGGCGATAATGGTTCAGGGATGCACTGTAATATGTCCTTGAGCAAAGACGGTAAGAACATTTTCCAAGGTGATAAATATGCCGGTCTTTCTGAAACTGCACTTTATTACATCGGTGGTATTATTAAGCATGCGAAAGCTTTAAATGCCTTCACCAACCCAAGTACTAACTCTTATAAACGTTTGGTGCCAGGCTTTGAAGCCCCGGTATTATTGGCTTACTCGGCAAGTAACCGTTCCGCTTCTATCCGTATTCCAGCGGTCACTAGCCCGAAAGCCATTCGTGTTGAAGCACGCTTCCCGGATCCAACAGCAAACCCATACTTGGCTTTTGCAGCATTATTGATGGCCGGCCTTGATGGCGTTATCAATAAAATTCATCCGGGTGATGCAATGGATAAAAACCTTTACGACTTGCCACCGGAAGAATTAAAAGATATTCCTGCTGTAGCAAGTTCATTAGAGGAAGCGTTGAATTCATTAGAAAAAGATTATGAATTCTTAACCCAAGGTGGTGTATTTGCTAAAGACTTTATTGATGCTTTCATCGGTATCAAACGCAAAGAAGTCGAGCGTTTAAATATGACTCCGCATCCAATTGAGTTTGAAATGTACTACGCTTAA
- the rpmB gene encoding 50S ribosomal protein L28: MSRVCQVTGKRPAVGNNRSHALNATRRRFLPNLHTHRFWVESENRFVTLRLTAKGMRIIDKKGIDAVLAEIRARGEKI; encoded by the coding sequence ATGTCTAGAGTCTGTCAAGTAACAGGCAAGCGTCCGGCAGTGGGTAATAACCGCTCCCACGCATTAAATGCGACACGTCGTCGTTTTCTTCCAAACCTTCACACTCACCGTTTCTGGGTTGAAAGTGAAAACCGTTTCGTAACCTTACGTTTAACTGCGAAAGGTATGCGTATTATCGATAAAAAAGGCATTGATGCAGTGTTAGCTGAAATCCGTGCTCGTGGCGAAAAAATCTAA
- a CDS encoding YheU family protein yields MIIPWQSLPEDTLENIVESVILREGTDYGCHELTFEQKKQNLLSQIRQGKAIIEWSELHESIDIKNKMEFK; encoded by the coding sequence ATGATTATTCCGTGGCAATCCCTACCAGAAGACACTCTAGAAAACATTGTTGAAAGTGTGATTTTACGTGAAGGTACAGATTATGGTTGTCACGAATTAACGTTCGAGCAAAAAAAACAAAATCTACTCAGCCAGATTCGCCAAGGAAAGGCCATAATCGAATGGTCGGAATTACACGAATCCATCGACATAAAAAATAAAATGGAATTTAAATAA
- the slmA gene encoding nucleoid occlusion factor SlmA → MIEQLSLVEVDEIDAEVKTPKIEKRTVKERRQQVLTVLTHMLHSERGMERMTTARLAEAVGVSEAALYRYFPSKTKMFEALIENIEANLFSRINASIRNETNTMNRVHDILQMILDFARKNPGLTRILTGHALMFEDAQLQARVAQFFDRLEMQFVNILQMRKLREGRGFNVDERIIAAHLVTLCEGQFMRYVRTNFRLTANQGFQQQWRFLEPLFV, encoded by the coding sequence ATGATAGAACAATTGTCTTTAGTTGAAGTTGATGAGATTGACGCGGAAGTCAAAACGCCGAAAATCGAAAAACGTACGGTAAAAGAGCGTCGTCAACAAGTTTTAACAGTACTTACGCATATGCTCCATTCAGAACGGGGGATGGAACGTATGACAACAGCCCGCCTTGCAGAAGCGGTCGGAGTCTCAGAAGCTGCGCTCTATCGGTATTTTCCAAGTAAAACCAAGATGTTTGAAGCTCTCATTGAAAACATCGAAGCTAACTTGTTTAGTCGAATCAATGCATCCATTCGTAATGAAACCAATACCATGAATCGTGTTCATGATATTTTGCAGATGATCCTTGACTTCGCCCGAAAAAATCCTGGTCTAACACGTATTCTCACCGGACATGCATTAATGTTTGAGGATGCTCAATTACAAGCCAGGGTAGCGCAATTTTTTGATCGTTTAGAAATGCAATTTGTGAATATTTTACAAATGCGTAAACTGCGTGAAGGACGAGGCTTCAATGTCGATGAACGAATTATTGCTGCGCATTTGGTTACCCTATGCGAAGGACAGTTTATGCGTTATGTCCGCACTAACTTCCGACTTACTGCTAATCAAGGATTTCAACAGCAATGGCGCTTTCTTGAACCCCTTTTTGTTTAA
- a CDS encoding LemA family protein: protein MSITTILIILVIGVAGFVVLTYNSLIAKRNQVKSIEAGVDTQLKRRYDLLPNLVATAKAYMTHEAELLQNIVSLREKAQATNSTAEKFALNNQLSSVLSGLRIRMENYPDLKSNQNILHVQQALTDVEEQISAARRAYNGAVEVYNNAIEMFPSNLIARQFGFTQASFFDIPQNEAEAPNMKTLFSGK from the coding sequence ATGAGCATTACAACCATTTTAATTATTCTTGTCATTGGAGTGGCTGGATTTGTCGTTTTAACTTATAACTCTTTGATTGCTAAAAGAAATCAGGTGAAGAGTATTGAGGCGGGGGTCGATACCCAATTGAAACGTCGTTATGATTTATTACCTAATTTAGTGGCAACAGCAAAGGCTTATATGACCCATGAAGCAGAATTACTACAAAACATCGTTAGCTTACGGGAAAAAGCCCAGGCCACAAATTCTACAGCGGAAAAATTTGCGTTAAACAATCAGCTTTCCAGCGTGTTGAGTGGATTACGCATTCGTATGGAAAATTATCCGGATTTGAAATCGAACCAAAATATTTTGCATGTACAGCAAGCTTTAACCGATGTGGAAGAACAAATTTCTGCAGCTAGACGGGCATATAATGGTGCGGTTGAGGTTTATAACAATGCAATTGAAATGTTCCCTTCTAATTTGATTGCTAGACAGTTTGGTTTTACTCAGGCGAGTTTCTTCGATATTCCGCAAAATGAAGCTGAAGCACCGAATATGAAAACATTGTTTAGCGGTAAATAA
- the glmU gene encoding bifunctional UDP-N-acetylglucosamine diphosphorylase/glucosamine-1-phosphate N-acetyltransferase GlmU, giving the protein MTQKALSAVILAAGKGTRMYSDLPKVLHKVAGKPMVKHVIDTALQLGAEQVHLIYGHGGELMRERLADEPVNWVFQAEQLGTAHAVQQAAPFFKDDENIVILYGDAPLVSQATLNQLIAAKPDNGIALLTVNLDNPTGYGRIIRKDGNVVAIVEQKDANAEQLKIQEVNTGVLVADGANLKKWLSRVSNNNAQGEFYLTDVIALANQDGCRVAAVQATEYMEVEGANNRLQLAALERYYQRKQAERLLLAGVTLIDPERFDLRGSLEHGKDVEIDVNVIIEGNVRLGSRVKIGAGCVLKNVTIADDVEIKPYSVLEEASVGEKAAIGPFSRLRPGAELAAETHVGNFVEIKKAVVGKGSKVNHLTYVGDAEIGSNCNIGAGVITCNYDGANKFKTIIGNDVFVGSDTQLVAPVSVADGATIGAGSTITRNVEKDELVITRVPQRHIQGWQRPVKKKS; this is encoded by the coding sequence ATGACTCAGAAAGCATTAAGCGCAGTAATTTTAGCCGCGGGCAAAGGAACCCGTATGTATTCCGATTTACCGAAGGTATTACACAAAGTAGCCGGCAAACCGATGGTGAAACATGTGATTGATACCGCATTGCAATTAGGTGCGGAGCAGGTGCATTTGATTTATGGCCATGGCGGCGAATTGATGCGCGAACGTTTGGCTGATGAGCCGGTTAATTGGGTGTTCCAAGCCGAGCAATTAGGTACCGCACATGCGGTACAACAAGCGGCACCTTTCTTTAAGGATGATGAAAATATCGTTATTTTATACGGTGATGCGCCGCTAGTTAGCCAAGCGACCTTAAATCAATTAATTGCCGCTAAACCGGATAATGGTATCGCTTTACTAACGGTTAATTTGGATAATCCAACCGGTTATGGTCGTATTATTCGTAAAGATGGCAATGTGGTAGCTATCGTGGAACAAAAAGATGCCAATGCAGAACAGCTCAAGATTCAAGAAGTGAATACCGGCGTGTTGGTAGCGGATGGTGCTAATTTGAAAAAATGGTTATCCCGTGTCAGCAATAATAATGCTCAGGGTGAATTTTATTTGACTGATGTAATTGCTTTGGCTAATCAGGATGGCTGTCGGGTTGCTGCGGTACAGGCAACTGAGTATATGGAAGTAGAAGGTGCTAATAATCGTCTACAATTAGCTGCGTTAGAACGTTATTATCAACGTAAACAGGCGGAACGTTTGTTATTAGCCGGTGTAACTTTAATTGATCCGGAACGCTTTGATTTACGTGGTTCTTTGGAGCACGGTAAAGATGTTGAGATTGATGTCAATGTAATTATTGAAGGCAATGTACGTTTGGGCTCACGAGTGAAGATCGGTGCCGGTTGTGTATTGAAGAATGTGACTATCGCGGATGATGTGGAAATCAAACCTTATTCCGTATTGGAAGAGGCATCCGTCGGTGAAAAAGCAGCGATTGGACCATTCTCACGTTTACGCCCAGGCGCAGAATTAGCCGCTGAAACCCATGTAGGAAACTTTGTGGAAATTAAAAAAGCTGTTGTTGGTAAGGGCTCTAAAGTTAATCATTTAACCTATGTGGGCGATGCAGAAATTGGTTCAAATTGTAATATCGGTGCAGGTGTGATCACTTGTAATTATGATGGTGCCAATAAATTCAAAACAATTATCGGTAATGATGTTTTTGTGGGCTCTGATACTCAGTTGGTTGCGCCAGTGAGTGTAGCCGATGGGGCGACAATTGGTGCAGGCTCAACGATTACCCGTAATGTAGAAAAAGATGAATTAGTGATTACTCGTGTGCCACAACGGCATATTCAAGGCTGGCAACGCCCGGTGAAGAAAAAATCGTAA
- the dut gene encoding dUTP diphosphatase translates to MKKIDVKILDNRIGNEFPLPTYATEGSAGLDLRALLEESTEILPGETKLIPTGLSIYIADPNLAAVILPRSGLGHKHGIVLGNLVGLIDSDYQGPLMVSVWNRGSEPFKIEIGDRIAQLVFVPVVQAAFNIVNEFTETERGEGGFGHSGKK, encoded by the coding sequence ATGAAAAAAATTGATGTAAAAATTTTAGATAACCGTATTGGTAATGAATTTCCTTTACCAACTTACGCAACCGAAGGCTCTGCCGGTTTAGATTTACGTGCATTGCTTGAAGAAAGCACTGAGATTTTACCAGGTGAGACCAAACTCATTCCTACAGGGCTTTCAATTTACATCGCGGATCCGAATTTAGCTGCAGTCATTTTACCTCGTTCCGGTTTAGGTCATAAACACGGTATTGTATTAGGTAACTTAGTTGGATTAATTGACTCAGATTACCAAGGGCCATTAATGGTTTCTGTCTGGAATCGTGGTAGTGAACCATTCAAAATCGAAATAGGCGATCGTATTGCGCAACTAGTATTTGTTCCGGTAGTACAAGCTGCATTCAATATTGTGAATGAGTTTACTGAAACCGAACGCGGTGAAGGTGGTTTTGGCCATTCAGGTAAAAAATAA
- a CDS encoding DUF3137 domain-containing protein, translating into MQQGKEIEGIRFPQLENLEKERIALLKFSTRLAIGLCVAFIFLLGALGGGHYLFTIFIIGLMAYLIKRLMENKNAFVAHFKSNVINSIVQHFNLSYSPTSGLSKLDFDHIYDVSCESWRSEDLIYGELDGIKLEIADMNVRNIGKHSKIKIKQMLLKEFSGILLKATFPKELTHDVYVCDKDDFGVRRAGEKALMDNNEFNRYFEVFSDDQIMARYALSPLLMETLCILKRKFNCPISLVFQRQEMRMAINLKIDSFEPNAQRSLLEDETIRNYIVGVKSFVDIVKDLGLNRTIWKS; encoded by the coding sequence ATGCAGCAGGGGAAAGAAATTGAGGGAATTCGCTTTCCACAGTTGGAAAATTTAGAGAAAGAACGAATTGCACTCCTGAAATTTTCCACAAGGTTAGCTATTGGCTTATGTGTGGCTTTTATTTTCTTACTTGGAGCTTTAGGTGGAGGACACTATCTTTTCACTATTTTTATTATCGGCCTGATGGCCTATCTAATAAAACGGTTGATGGAAAATAAGAATGCCTTTGTTGCTCACTTTAAATCAAATGTAATTAATTCGATTGTTCAGCATTTTAATTTATCTTATTCCCCAACCTCCGGATTGAGCAAATTAGATTTTGATCATATCTATGATGTGAGTTGTGAAAGTTGGCGCAGTGAGGATTTGATTTACGGTGAACTTGATGGAATCAAGTTGGAAATAGCGGATATGAATGTCAGAAATATAGGGAAACATAGCAAGATCAAAATTAAACAGATGTTGCTAAAAGAGTTCTCCGGTATTCTGCTTAAAGCAACATTCCCAAAAGAGCTGACCCATGATGTTTATGTTTGCGATAAAGACGATTTCGGTGTTAGAAGAGCTGGAGAAAAGGCTCTTATGGACAATAACGAGTTCAATCGCTACTTTGAGGTGTTTTCTGATGATCAAATTATGGCTAGATACGCATTATCACCGCTTTTGATGGAAACTCTTTGTATATTGAAGCGTAAGTTTAATTGTCCGATCTCTTTGGTGTTTCAACGTCAAGAGATGCGTATGGCAATTAATTTAAAAATAGATAGTTTTGAACCTAATGCTCAAAGATCCCTGTTAGAGGATGAAACGATTAGGAATTATATCGTCGGGGTTAAGAGCTTTGTGGATATTGTGAAGGATTTAGGTTTGAATCGCACGATTTGGAAATCCTAA